From Streptomyces griseorubiginosus, one genomic window encodes:
- a CDS encoding C40 family peptidase, giving the protein MSGRLLRLVCTAAVVAGTALAPLPAAAVPEPEPRERTVAELLTDLQRLYQEAEQATETYNATEERLREKRAEVTRLDTALSRTRLSLHDSRGAAGRLARQQYQSVTEISPYVRLLLARDPQHALEQGHVIGRLARERAKTVGRLTGTEHRADALARAARKALDDQLSLAARQKRNRDAVREKLADVEELLASLTAEQLARLAEFEEKGVARAQEELTTSGALGDVRREPTRQGERALAYARRQLGKPYEWGAEGPKTYDCSGLTSQAWAHAGTPIPRTSQEQWARLPRVELKHLRPGDLVIYFPQATHVAIYLGKGEVIEAPRTGKKIRISPIASHPILGAVRPDRPPR; this is encoded by the coding sequence GGAAGGCTTCTGCGTCTGGTGTGCACGGCGGCCGTGGTGGCCGGCACCGCCCTCGCACCGCTGCCGGCGGCGGCCGTACCGGAGCCGGAGCCGCGCGAGCGGACCGTGGCCGAGCTGCTGACGGACCTTCAGCGGCTGTACCAGGAGGCCGAGCAGGCGACCGAGACCTACAACGCGACCGAGGAGAGGCTGCGCGAGAAGCGCGCCGAGGTGACCCGTCTGGACACCGCGCTGTCCCGGACCCGGCTCTCCCTCCACGACAGCCGGGGTGCCGCGGGGCGGCTGGCCCGTCAGCAGTACCAGAGCGTCACCGAGATCTCGCCGTACGTCCGTCTGCTGCTCGCCCGCGATCCCCAGCACGCCCTCGAACAGGGCCATGTCATCGGCCGGTTGGCGAGGGAGCGGGCGAAGACGGTGGGCCGCCTCACCGGCACCGAGCACCGCGCCGACGCCCTCGCCCGCGCGGCCCGCAAGGCCCTGGACGACCAGCTCTCCCTCGCGGCCCGGCAGAAGAGGAACCGGGACGCCGTACGGGAGAAGCTCGCCGACGTGGAGGAGCTCCTCGCCTCCCTCACCGCCGAACAGCTCGCCCGGCTGGCCGAGTTCGAGGAGAAGGGGGTGGCCAGGGCGCAGGAGGAGCTGACGACCTCCGGCGCCCTCGGAGACGTCCGGCGCGAGCCGACCCGGCAGGGCGAGCGGGCCCTGGCGTACGCCCGGCGTCAGCTCGGGAAGCCGTACGAATGGGGCGCGGAGGGCCCGAAGACGTACGACTGCTCGGGCCTGACCTCACAGGCCTGGGCCCACGCCGGCACCCCGATCCCCAGGACCAGCCAGGAGCAGTGGGCCCGGCTGCCGAGGGTCGAGCTGAAGCACCTGCGGCCCGGCGACCTGGTCATCTACTTCCCGCAGGCCACGCACGTGGCGATCTACCTGGGCAAGGGAGAGGTCATCGAGGCCCCGAGAACAGGCAAGAAGATCAGGATCTCCCCGATCGCCTCCCACCCGATCCTCGGAGCCGTCCGCCCGGACCGCCCTCCGCGATGA
- a CDS encoding styrene monooxygenase/indole monooxygenase family protein, translating to MRKILVVGAGQSGLQLALGLQSHGYEVTLMSNRTADEIRAGRVMSTQCMFHTALQHERDLQLNFWESQAPRIEGLGVSVAAPGSFDPGPSQRAIDWLGHLDGYAQSVDQRVKMAGWMETFAQRGGQLVIHGAAVGDLDYFSRTYDLVLVSAGKGELVSMFARDPERSPYTEPQRALAVSYVHGLGPRPEHPDTEAVRCNLVPGVGELFVMPTLTTSGRADILFWEGIPGGPLDVFNGVKDPAEHLSLTLELMEKFLPWEYARATKVELTDAGGTLAGRYAPTVRNPIGRLPGGGLVLGVADVVVANDPITGQGSNSASKCAASYLASILERGEKEFDEEWMRGTFERYWATAQHVTKWTNAMLAPPPEHILNLIGAAGRLQPVADRFANGFDNPADFENFFYDPEKTDAYLASVTGA from the coding sequence ATGCGGAAGATACTCGTCGTCGGAGCCGGCCAGTCCGGACTCCAGCTCGCCCTCGGCCTCCAGTCGCACGGCTACGAGGTCACCCTGATGTCCAACCGGACGGCGGACGAGATCCGGGCCGGCCGGGTCATGTCGACGCAGTGCATGTTCCACACCGCACTCCAGCACGAGCGCGACCTCCAGCTGAACTTCTGGGAGTCCCAGGCCCCGAGGATCGAGGGACTCGGCGTCTCCGTGGCCGCCCCCGGCTCCTTCGACCCGGGCCCCTCGCAGCGCGCGATCGACTGGCTGGGGCACCTCGACGGGTACGCGCAGTCGGTCGACCAGCGGGTGAAGATGGCCGGCTGGATGGAGACCTTCGCCCAGCGCGGCGGCCAGCTCGTCATCCACGGCGCGGCCGTCGGTGACCTCGACTACTTCTCCCGTACGTACGACCTGGTGCTGGTCTCGGCGGGCAAGGGCGAGCTGGTGTCGATGTTCGCCCGCGACCCGGAGCGCTCCCCGTACACCGAGCCGCAGCGCGCCCTCGCCGTCTCCTACGTCCACGGACTGGGCCCGCGCCCCGAGCACCCGGACACCGAGGCGGTGCGCTGCAACCTGGTCCCGGGCGTGGGCGAGCTGTTCGTCATGCCGACGCTCACGACCTCCGGCCGGGCCGACATCCTGTTCTGGGAGGGCATACCCGGCGGCCCGCTCGACGTCTTCAACGGCGTGAAGGACCCGGCGGAACACCTCTCCCTGACCCTGGAACTCATGGAGAAGTTCCTGCCCTGGGAGTACGCGCGCGCCACGAAGGTCGAACTCACCGACGCCGGTGGCACGCTGGCCGGCCGCTACGCGCCCACCGTGCGCAACCCGATAGGCCGCCTGCCCGGTGGGGGACTGGTCCTGGGCGTGGCCGACGTCGTCGTCGCCAACGACCCGATCACCGGGCAGGGCTCCAACTCCGCGTCCAAGTGCGCGGCCTCGTATCTCGCGTCGATCCTGGAGCGGGGCGAGAAGGAGTTCGACGAGGAGTGGATGCGGGGGACCTTCGAGCGCTACTGGGCCACGGCCCAGCACGTCACGAAGTGGACCAACGCGATGCTGGCCCCGCCGCCGGAGCACATCCTGAACCTCATCGGCGCCGCCGGCCGGCTCCAGCCGGTGGCGGACCGCTTCGCCAACGGCTTCGACAACCCGGCGGACTTCGAGAACTTCTTCTACGACCCGGAGAAGACGGACGCCTATCTGGCGTCGGTCACGGGGGCCTGA
- a CDS encoding GTP-binding protein: protein MDSVAFRDLALEDTDDNLKSWQTDRTRAPVATKIVVAGGFGVGKTTLVGTVSEIEPLQTEALMTEASEQVDDLTGTPEKVTTTVAMDYGRITLDDDLVLYLFGTPGQERFWFMWDDLVRGAIGAVVLADTRRLKDSFPALDYFESCGLPYVVAVNHFDGSELFDPQDVREALTVPAHIPVMIMDARRRISVIETLLSLVGHALDVTPE, encoded by the coding sequence GTGGACTCCGTCGCCTTTAGGGACCTCGCTCTCGAGGACACCGACGACAACCTGAAGTCCTGGCAGACGGACCGCACCCGGGCGCCCGTCGCCACCAAGATAGTCGTGGCCGGCGGCTTCGGCGTCGGCAAGACCACCCTCGTCGGCACCGTCTCGGAGATCGAGCCCCTCCAGACGGAGGCGCTGATGACCGAGGCCAGCGAGCAGGTCGACGACCTCACCGGCACCCCGGAGAAGGTCACCACCACCGTGGCCATGGACTACGGCCGCATCACGCTCGACGACGACCTGGTCCTCTACCTCTTCGGCACCCCGGGCCAGGAGCGGTTCTGGTTCATGTGGGACGACCTGGTGCGCGGCGCGATAGGCGCCGTCGTCCTCGCGGACACCCGCCGCCTCAAGGACTCCTTCCCCGCGCTCGACTACTTCGAGAGCTGCGGACTGCCGTACGTCGTCGCGGTCAACCACTTCGACGGCAGCGAGCTGTTCGACCCGCAGGACGTGCGGGAGGCGCTCACGGTCCCCGCGCACATACCTGTCATGATCATGGACGCGCGGCGGCGGATCTCGGTGATCGAGACGCTCCTGTCCCTCGTCGGCCACGCGCTGGACGTCACCCCCGAGTAG
- a CDS encoding DUF742 domain-containing protein, with protein sequence MTNRPDLPVRGGDRKPARVRPYSLTGGRTRFGHVLLVETFVASTAALEAPEERKELTNGSLKSVMPELRAIVELCRRMRTVAEIAALLKMPLGVVRVLLSDLADQGKIRVYGTGTAHGTGRPDRALLERVLSGLRRL encoded by the coding sequence ATGACGAACCGGCCCGACCTCCCCGTCCGCGGCGGCGACCGCAAACCGGCCCGCGTCCGGCCGTACTCCCTCACCGGCGGCCGCACCCGCTTCGGGCACGTCCTCCTGGTCGAGACGTTCGTGGCGAGCACGGCGGCTCTCGAAGCGCCCGAGGAGCGCAAGGAGCTGACCAACGGCTCGCTGAAGTCGGTGATGCCGGAGCTGCGGGCCATCGTCGAACTGTGCCGCCGGATGCGCACGGTGGCCGAGATCGCCGCGCTGCTGAAGATGCCGCTCGGCGTGGTCCGGGTGCTCCTCAGCGACCTCGCGGACCAGGGAAAGATCCGTGTGTACGGCACCGGTACCGCTCACGGTACGGGCCGTCCCGACCGCGCTCTGCTGGAAAGGGTGCTGAGTGGACTCCGTCGCCTTTAG